From Vicugna pacos chromosome 6, VicPac4, whole genome shotgun sequence, a single genomic window includes:
- the PABPN1 gene encoding polyadenylate-binding protein 2 isoform X1 has product MAAAAAAAAAAGAAGGRGSGPGRRRHLVPGAGGEAGEGAPGGAGDYGNGLESEELEPEELLLEPEPEPEPEEEPPRPRAPPGAPGPGPGSGAPGSQEEEEEPGLVEGDPGDGAIEDPELEAIKARVREMEEEAEKLKELQNEVEKQMNMSPPPGNAGPVIMSIEEKMEADARSIYVGNVDYGATAEELEAHFHGCGSVNRVTILCDKFSGHPKGFAYIEFSDKESVRTSLALDESLFRGRQIKVIPKRTNRPGISTTDRGFPRARYRARTTNYNSSRSRFYSGFNSRPRGRVYRGRARATSWYSPY; this is encoded by the exons atggcggcggcggcggcggcggcagcagcagcggggGCTGCGGGCGGTCGGGGCTCCGGGCCGGGGCGGCGGCGCCATCTTGTGCCCGGGGCCGGTGGGGAGGCCGGGGAGGGGGCCCCGGGGGGCGCAGGGGACTACGGGAACGGCTTGGAGTCTGAGGAACTGGAGCCTGAGGAGCTGCTTCTGGAACCCGAGCCGGAGCCCGAGCCCGAAGAggagccgccccggccccgcgcccccCCGGGAGCTCCGGGCCCTGGGCCTGGCTCGGGAGCCCCCGgcagccaggaggaggaggaggagccgggACTGGTCGAGGGTGACCCGGGGGACGGCGCCATTGAGGACCCG GAGCTGGAAGCGATCAAAGCTCGAGTCAGGGAGATGGAGGAAGAAGCTGAGAAGCTAAAGGAGCTGCAGAACGAGGTAGAGAAGCAGATGAATATGAGTCCACCTCCAGGCAATG CTGGCCCAGTGATCATGTCCATTGAGGAGAAGATGGAGGCTGATGCTCGTTCCATCTATGTTGGCAAT GTGGACTATGGTGCAACAGCAGAAGAGCTGGAAGCACACTTTCATGGCTGTGGTTCAGTCAACCGCGTTACTATACTTTGTGACAAATTTAGTGGCCATCCCAAAGG GTTTGCATATATAGAGTTCTCAGACAAAGAGTCAGTGAGGACTTCTTTGGCCTTAGATGAGTCCCTATTTAGAGGAAGACAGATCAAG GTGATTCCAAAACGAACCAACAGACCAGGCATCAGCACAACAGACCGGGGTTTCCCACGAGCCCGATACCGTGCCCGGACCACCAACTACAACAGTTCCCGTTCTCGATTCTACAGTGGTTTTAACAGCAGGCCCCGGGGTCGCGTCTACAG GGGCCGGGCTAGAGCGACATCATGGTATTCCCCTTACTAA
- the PABPN1 gene encoding polyadenylate-binding protein 2 isoform X2 yields the protein MEEEAEKLKELQNEVEKQMNMSPPPGNAGPVIMSIEEKMEADARSIYVGNVDYGATAEELEAHFHGCGSVNRVTILCDKFSGHPKGFAYIEFSDKESVRTSLALDESLFRGRQIKVIPKRTNRPGISTTDRGFPRARYRARTTNYNSSRSRFYSGFNSRPRGRVYRGRARATSWYSPY from the exons ATGGAGGAAGAAGCTGAGAAGCTAAAGGAGCTGCAGAACGAGGTAGAGAAGCAGATGAATATGAGTCCACCTCCAGGCAATG CTGGCCCAGTGATCATGTCCATTGAGGAGAAGATGGAGGCTGATGCTCGTTCCATCTATGTTGGCAAT GTGGACTATGGTGCAACAGCAGAAGAGCTGGAAGCACACTTTCATGGCTGTGGTTCAGTCAACCGCGTTACTATACTTTGTGACAAATTTAGTGGCCATCCCAAAGG GTTTGCATATATAGAGTTCTCAGACAAAGAGTCAGTGAGGACTTCTTTGGCCTTAGATGAGTCCCTATTTAGAGGAAGACAGATCAAG GTGATTCCAAAACGAACCAACAGACCAGGCATCAGCACAACAGACCGGGGTTTCCCACGAGCCCGATACCGTGCCCGGACCACCAACTACAACAGTTCCCGTTCTCGATTCTACAGTGGTTTTAACAGCAGGCCCCGGGGTCGCGTCTACAG GGGCCGGGCTAGAGCGACATCATGGTATTCCCCTTACTAA